The Sorangiineae bacterium MSr11367 genome window below encodes:
- a CDS encoding glycosyltransferase family 4 protein has protein sequence MSAGESWHIVTGEYPPAPGGVADYTQSVARALAEAGDDVHVWAPPARAPLARVPGITLHPLPDHFGPRSLVALSKGLSEARRHAAPSQRTRVLLQYVPQAFGFRGMNVPFCAVLASQRQDLWVMFHEVLFRRQRGENLRLGVLAAATRLMAAALVYRADRMFVSIPAWNDVLKAHVPGTKPATWLPVPSNISCMPAPERVAARRASMSQDGQWELVGHFGTYGEPIASLVERVFTELFARHATCKVVLMGRNGPSFAAAWSAKRPEVKDRLIATGELSGEDMATHLAACDLAVQPYPDGISSRRGSVMASLALGIPVVSNEGMLSESIWRTEQSVGLGALDGDGPFPPMVDLVCTLLNDRARASALGERGRGLYDRLFSLESTVRTLRGSS, from the coding sequence GTGAGCGCCGGCGAGTCGTGGCACATCGTGACGGGGGAATATCCTCCCGCCCCCGGCGGCGTTGCAGACTACACGCAATCGGTCGCGCGCGCCCTCGCCGAGGCGGGCGACGATGTCCACGTGTGGGCGCCCCCGGCGCGTGCGCCCCTAGCCCGCGTGCCGGGCATCACCCTGCATCCGTTGCCCGATCACTTTGGGCCACGCAGTTTGGTGGCTCTGTCGAAGGGCCTGTCCGAGGCCCGCCGCCACGCGGCACCGTCCCAGCGCACCCGCGTTTTGCTGCAGTACGTGCCGCAGGCGTTCGGCTTTCGCGGCATGAATGTCCCGTTCTGCGCGGTCCTCGCATCCCAGCGGCAAGACCTGTGGGTCATGTTCCACGAAGTCTTGTTCCGTCGCCAACGGGGCGAAAACCTTCGCCTAGGCGTCTTGGCCGCCGCCACCCGGTTGATGGCCGCCGCGCTCGTCTACCGCGCGGATCGGATGTTCGTCTCCATTCCCGCGTGGAACGACGTGCTGAAGGCCCACGTCCCAGGTACCAAGCCGGCCACCTGGCTGCCGGTCCCCTCGAACATCTCGTGCATGCCCGCCCCCGAGCGCGTCGCAGCTCGTCGCGCGTCGATGTCGCAGGACGGCCAGTGGGAGCTGGTGGGCCACTTTGGAACGTACGGCGAGCCGATCGCGTCCCTCGTCGAGCGCGTGTTCACCGAGCTTTTCGCGCGCCATGCCACCTGTAAGGTCGTCCTGATGGGCCGCAATGGCCCCTCCTTCGCCGCGGCTTGGAGCGCGAAGCGTCCCGAGGTGAAAGACCGGCTCATCGCCACCGGCGAGTTGTCCGGGGAAGACATGGCCACGCACCTGGCCGCGTGCGACCTGGCCGTGCAGCCGTACCCCGATGGCATCAGCAGTCGCCGCGGCAGCGTCATGGCCAGCCTGGCGCTCGGCATTCCCGTTGTCTCCAACGAGGGGATGCTTTCCGAGTCGATCTGGCGCACCGAGCAGAGCGTGGGACTCGGAGCGCTCGACGGCGATGGGCCCTTCCCGCCCATGGTCGATCTGGTGTGCACCCTATTGAACGACCGGGCGCGGGCGAGTGCGTTGGGAGAGCGCGGGCGCGGCCTGTACGATCGACTATTCTCCCTCGAGAGCACCGTCCGAACGTTGCGAGGATCATCATGA
- a CDS encoding glycosyltransferase family 4 protein, which produces MRTYAIVAGDFVKTGGMDRANYALASFLARAGRSVTLIGFRADTELTSNRNVEFRAVVKPKNSYTLAGPFLASSGMFQFARRFASRHETTFVVNGGNCSLPAVNWVHYVHAAFTPRLAVGTFRRAFAGVDAATSRTTERLALRMATHVIANSERTKRDLVELVGVREERVRVIYLGTDPSQFRSADDEERRTVREELGWDPSRPYVAFIGALHDRRKGFDVAFDAWRTLARSGWDARLVVIGAGSELPAWKARAQEQGLGEQMLFLGFRNDVPRILSACDAMVAPTRYEPYGLAVHEALCCELPAIVSRDSGVAERYPASLSSLLLDDPDSADGLASALRRWRDDMPNLRARVRSELAPALRGRTWDDMARDMVAFMDGD; this is translated from the coding sequence ATGCGCACCTACGCAATCGTCGCTGGCGACTTCGTAAAAACGGGGGGAATGGATCGGGCGAATTACGCGCTCGCGAGCTTCCTCGCCCGCGCGGGCCGAAGCGTAACGCTCATCGGCTTCCGCGCTGATACGGAATTGACGTCGAATCGAAATGTGGAATTTCGCGCCGTCGTAAAACCGAAAAATTCCTACACGCTGGCGGGGCCTTTCCTCGCCTCGTCGGGAATGTTCCAGTTTGCGCGTCGATTCGCAAGTCGCCATGAAACGACGTTCGTGGTCAATGGTGGAAATTGCAGCCTCCCGGCTGTCAATTGGGTGCACTACGTCCATGCGGCATTCACGCCGCGTTTGGCGGTCGGTACATTTCGGCGCGCCTTCGCTGGTGTCGACGCGGCAACCAGTCGCACCACCGAGCGGCTCGCACTGCGCATGGCCACACACGTGATTGCGAATTCCGAGCGAACGAAGCGCGATCTGGTCGAGCTCGTCGGCGTGCGCGAGGAGCGCGTGCGCGTGATTTACCTCGGCACCGATCCCTCGCAGTTTCGTTCCGCGGACGACGAGGAGCGGCGCACGGTGCGCGAGGAGCTCGGGTGGGACCCGAGCCGACCGTACGTCGCGTTCATTGGCGCGCTTCACGACCGCCGCAAGGGCTTCGACGTGGCGTTCGACGCGTGGCGCACGCTCGCGCGCTCGGGCTGGGACGCACGGCTCGTGGTCATCGGCGCCGGGTCCGAGCTGCCCGCGTGGAAAGCGCGCGCACAGGAGCAGGGCCTGGGCGAGCAGATGCTCTTTCTGGGCTTTCGAAACGACGTGCCGCGCATTCTCTCGGCGTGCGACGCCATGGTGGCCCCCACGCGCTACGAGCCGTACGGACTCGCGGTGCACGAGGCCCTCTGCTGCGAGCTGCCCGCCATCGTCTCACGCGACAGCGGCGTCGCCGAGCGCTACCCCGCGTCCCTGTCCTCGCTGCTCCTGGACGATCCGGATAGCGCCGACGGACTCGCGAGCGCACTGCGCAGATGGCGTGACGACATGCCGAACCTGCGCGCGCGCGTTCGAAGCGAGCTCGCGCCGGCGCTGCGTGGACGAACCTGGGACGACATGGCACGCGACATGGTCGCGTTCATGGACGGCGACTAG
- a CDS encoding SDR family oxidoreductase: protein MGLGSVRQTVLVTGAAGFIGSHLVDRLLAEGYEVVGLDNLMTGDLTNLDNVRREPHFHLEIGDVREPLPVYAEIIFNMACPASPVHYQADPYATVTTSALGAIRLVEHARRRRCRLVHASTSEVYGDPLMHPQREEYWGNVNCAGERACYDEGKRVAETILMDERRTQGADVRIVRIFNTYGPRMAFNDGRVVSNFLTQVLENKPITLYGDGQQTRSFCFVSDLVEGLFRAATVDEFDPPINLGNPSECTVADLAQVVMRVSGQKVDLIRQPLPADDPKKRCPDISKARKYLGFEPKVRLEDGIRRTYDDFQSRLARRQQPSPTRS, encoded by the coding sequence GTGGGTCTTGGTTCTGTTCGTCAAACCGTGTTGGTAACCGGGGCTGCGGGCTTCATTGGATCGCATCTCGTCGATCGATTGCTCGCCGAGGGGTACGAGGTCGTAGGTCTCGACAATCTCATGACCGGCGACCTGACGAATTTGGACAACGTTCGCCGAGAGCCACATTTCCATTTGGAGATTGGCGACGTGCGCGAGCCGCTTCCCGTCTACGCCGAGATCATCTTCAACATGGCGTGCCCCGCATCCCCGGTGCACTACCAGGCGGACCCGTACGCCACGGTGACCACCAGCGCGCTCGGGGCCATTCGCCTCGTCGAGCATGCGCGGCGCCGCCGCTGCCGCCTCGTTCACGCCAGCACATCCGAAGTGTACGGCGATCCGTTGATGCACCCTCAGCGCGAGGAATATTGGGGCAACGTCAACTGCGCGGGTGAGCGCGCCTGCTACGACGAAGGCAAGCGCGTCGCGGAGACCATTTTGATGGACGAGCGCCGCACGCAAGGTGCCGACGTCCGCATCGTGCGCATCTTCAACACGTACGGTCCGCGCATGGCCTTCAACGATGGCCGCGTCGTTTCGAATTTCCTCACCCAGGTGCTCGAGAACAAGCCCATCACGCTCTATGGCGACGGGCAGCAAACGCGTTCGTTCTGCTTCGTGTCCGACTTGGTCGAAGGCCTTTTCCGCGCGGCCACCGTTGACGAATTCGATCCGCCCATCAACCTGGGCAACCCCTCGGAATGCACCGTGGCCGACCTCGCCCAGGTGGTCATGCGCGTCTCGGGCCAAAAGGTCGATCTCATCCGCCAGCCACTTCCCGCCGACGATCCGAAGAAGCGCTGCCCGGATATCTCGAAGGCGCGGAAGTACCTCGGATTCGAACCGAAGGTGCGACTCGAAGATGGTATTCGCAGGACCTACGACGACTTCCAATCCCGATTGGCTCGCCGCCAGCAACCATCGCCGACGCGGAGCTGA
- a CDS encoding glycosyltransferase family 4 protein — MVRRVNMQVAPSAKARGSLRVLHLCAGNLYGGIETVLRILAEERATNPTMEPAFALTAEGRLSRELQASGAALHMLPAVRVRHPWTVLRARRALRRLLGTERYDVAVCHSTWLLGVFGSTLRAAGLPFVYFQHDVARGTHWIERWAKRKVPDGIVSNSHFTAKSAAHLFPGKLPVVVHCPVRAPLQPAEREDVRSAVRRELDADDDTVVILQVSRLDRGKGHELFLRALSNVRSKKPWAVWIVGGIQRETDSTYLDALRSLADEKGIAPRVRWLGQRSDVSSLMTAADVSCQPNLEPEGFGIVYIEAMGHGLPVVTTSLGAATEIVSSDCGVLVPPHEDQLASALTNLIDNVDARRALGANGPARARDVSDVKQQMSRLGNVLAALARGDRDYSTVIS; from the coding sequence ATGGTTCGACGCGTCAACATGCAGGTGGCGCCCTCCGCAAAGGCGCGCGGTTCGCTTCGCGTGCTCCATCTCTGTGCCGGAAATTTGTACGGTGGGATTGAAACGGTTCTTCGAATTCTCGCGGAGGAGCGCGCAACGAATCCCACGATGGAGCCTGCCTTCGCCCTGACCGCGGAAGGTCGCCTTTCGCGCGAATTGCAGGCGTCGGGGGCGGCGTTGCACATGCTCCCCGCGGTGCGCGTTCGCCATCCGTGGACCGTCCTCCGAGCACGGCGGGCTCTGCGCAGGCTGTTGGGCACCGAGCGCTACGATGTGGCCGTATGCCATTCCACGTGGCTGCTCGGGGTCTTCGGTTCCACGCTCCGCGCGGCAGGCTTACCGTTCGTCTACTTTCAGCACGACGTTGCGCGCGGCACGCATTGGATCGAGCGTTGGGCCAAGCGCAAGGTGCCGGACGGCATCGTTTCGAACAGCCACTTCACGGCGAAGTCGGCCGCTCACTTGTTTCCGGGAAAGTTGCCTGTCGTGGTGCATTGCCCCGTGCGCGCGCCGTTGCAGCCCGCAGAGCGTGAGGACGTGCGAAGCGCTGTTCGTCGAGAGCTCGATGCGGATGACGACACCGTGGTCATTCTTCAAGTGAGCCGCCTCGATCGAGGTAAGGGGCATGAGCTCTTTCTGCGCGCGCTCTCGAACGTGCGCTCGAAGAAGCCCTGGGCGGTGTGGATCGTGGGGGGCATCCAGCGCGAGACGGACTCCACCTACCTCGACGCGCTCCGGTCGCTCGCCGACGAGAAGGGGATTGCACCTCGCGTTCGCTGGCTCGGACAACGCTCCGACGTTTCGTCACTCATGACTGCGGCCGACGTTTCCTGTCAGCCAAATCTCGAACCCGAGGGATTCGGTATTGTCTACATCGAGGCCATGGGCCACGGTCTGCCGGTCGTCACGACGTCCTTGGGGGCTGCCACGGAGATCGTGAGTTCGGACTGCGGGGTGCTCGTGCCTCCGCACGAAGACCAACTGGCCTCGGCGCTGACGAACTTGATCGACAACGTGGACGCGCGCCGCGCACTCGGTGCAAACGGGCCGGCGCGCGCCCGTGACGTCTCGGACGTGAAGCAGCAGATGTCGCGCCTTGGCAACGTGCTCGCGGCGCTCGCTCGCGGCGATCGCGACTATTCAACGGTGATCTCATGA
- the galE gene encoding UDP-glucose 4-epimerase GalE: MTLRVLVAGGAGYIGSHTAKALKAAGHVPVVLDDLSTGHEEAVRFGPFVRGSIQDAACVARTVREHGIDAVLHFAACAYVRESLENPRKYFRNNVANTVHFLDALLEAGVKTLVFSSTCAVYGIPPSLPIVEATPTNPINPYGQSKLMIEDVLRWYGKIEKLSWMALRYFNAAGADPEGELGEHHEPETHLIPLLVEAALGQREPVRIFGTTFPTPDGTAVRDYIHVADLAAAHVRAVTHLAAGGASESVNLGTGKGTSIREVIASVERATGKPVPVIFGDPSPGDPPTLVADPSRAHALGHRFEHDLDSMVATAVAWAKKRLHSA, from the coding sequence ATGACGTTACGCGTATTGGTTGCGGGTGGAGCCGGTTACATCGGGAGCCACACGGCAAAGGCACTCAAGGCCGCTGGCCACGTGCCGGTGGTGCTCGACGATCTCAGCACCGGGCACGAAGAGGCCGTGCGCTTCGGGCCCTTCGTGCGCGGCAGCATTCAAGATGCCGCCTGCGTGGCGCGCACGGTGCGCGAGCATGGCATCGATGCGGTTCTGCACTTTGCGGCGTGCGCCTACGTGCGCGAGTCGCTGGAGAACCCGCGCAAGTACTTCCGCAACAACGTGGCCAACACGGTCCACTTCCTCGATGCGCTGCTCGAGGCGGGGGTGAAGACCCTCGTCTTCTCGTCCACGTGCGCCGTGTACGGCATTCCGCCTTCGCTGCCCATCGTCGAGGCGACGCCCACGAATCCGATCAACCCGTACGGGCAGTCGAAGCTGATGATCGAAGACGTGCTGCGCTGGTACGGAAAGATCGAGAAGCTGTCCTGGATGGCGCTTCGCTATTTCAATGCCGCCGGTGCCGATCCCGAGGGGGAGCTCGGCGAGCACCACGAGCCGGAAACGCATTTGATTCCGCTGCTGGTGGAGGCCGCCCTCGGCCAGCGCGAGCCGGTTCGCATCTTCGGGACGACGTTTCCTACGCCGGATGGGACCGCCGTTCGCGACTACATCCACGTGGCCGATCTCGCCGCCGCGCACGTGCGGGCGGTGACGCATTTGGCCGCCGGCGGTGCGAGTGAGTCGGTGAACCTGGGGACGGGGAAGGGGACGAGCATTCGCGAGGTCATCGCGTCGGTCGAGCGCGCGACCGGCAAGCCCGTCCCGGTCATCTTTGGCGATCCGTCGCCGGGCGATCCGCCGACCCTCGTGGCCGATCCTTCGCGCGCGCATGCGCTGGGGCATCGCTTCGAGCACGATCTCGACAGCATGGTGGCCACGGCCGTCGCCTGGGCAAAGAAGAGGCTCCACAGTGCGTGA
- a CDS encoding glycosyltransferase, whose amino-acid sequence MRDLVSTVLINGQPNSVQGPRARALFGNDVSVVYKERGRFGSIAPTWSALRATTSKVAPWVYCIDLGFPSALLAGVRRRLDRKMRLVYEIGDPMKPLLEPQARNRFEVEFAHQVDRLLPSEADALVFRGTYLIEHFREISARKLPRVMWLPDGADTAHFRPMRDDPRIADLRRAHGLEGKFVVGIVGNIHHNPRLDLYYGWELAEALSHIVRENPASPIVGVVVGDGAGKPVLEEACRKWGVQDRIKLVGRVPHEQVPLWMNVFDLGLSTQTDDPVGWGRTTAKLPEYLACGLPLLCSDVGEAHRLLRESGQTLPYAGKRDAGYPARLAEKIVEFSSRNLDDIRRQNRDLALAQFDYGVLRERLRTFLEQ is encoded by the coding sequence GTGCGTGATCTGGTTTCCACGGTCCTGATCAACGGCCAACCCAACTCGGTGCAGGGACCGCGCGCCCGCGCGCTCTTCGGGAACGACGTTTCCGTCGTCTACAAGGAGCGCGGCCGCTTCGGATCCATCGCCCCCACGTGGTCTGCGCTGCGTGCGACCACGTCCAAGGTCGCTCCCTGGGTCTACTGCATCGACCTGGGCTTTCCGTCGGCGCTGCTCGCTGGCGTGCGCCGCCGGCTCGATCGGAAGATGCGTCTCGTCTACGAGATTGGCGATCCGATGAAGCCGCTCCTGGAGCCGCAAGCGCGCAACCGGTTCGAGGTCGAGTTCGCGCATCAAGTCGACCGCCTCCTCCCCTCGGAGGCGGATGCCCTGGTGTTTCGCGGGACGTACCTGATCGAGCACTTCCGCGAGATCTCCGCACGGAAGCTGCCGCGCGTGATGTGGCTGCCCGATGGGGCGGACACCGCGCACTTCCGCCCCATGCGAGACGACCCGCGCATCGCGGACTTGCGGCGCGCGCATGGCCTCGAGGGCAAGTTCGTCGTCGGCATCGTGGGCAACATCCACCACAACCCGCGGCTCGACCTCTACTACGGCTGGGAGCTGGCCGAGGCCCTCTCGCACATCGTCCGTGAGAACCCTGCGTCGCCCATCGTCGGTGTCGTGGTGGGCGATGGCGCCGGCAAGCCCGTGCTCGAGGAGGCCTGCCGCAAGTGGGGCGTCCAGGACCGGATCAAGCTCGTCGGGCGGGTTCCGCACGAGCAGGTGCCCCTTTGGATGAACGTCTTCGACCTGGGGCTCAGCACGCAGACCGACGATCCCGTCGGCTGGGGCCGAACCACCGCGAAGCTGCCCGAGTACCTCGCCTGCGGCCTGCCGCTTCTCTGCTCGGACGTGGGCGAAGCCCATCGCTTGCTCCGCGAGAGCGGGCAAACCTTGCCCTATGCGGGCAAGCGCGACGCCGGCTACCCTGCGCGCCTTGCCGAGAAGATCGTCGAGTTCTCGTCGCGCAACCTCGACGACATCCGCCGCCAAAACCGCGACCTCGCACTCGCCCAATTCGACTACGGCGTCCTTCGCGAGCGCCTGCGAACCTTTCTCGAGCAGTAA
- a CDS encoding polysaccharide biosynthesis tyrosine autokinase, with product MTSPPNKSSAHEANTEDAVAVVLSFVKTVRKQWAIIVACLLLGTGLSLVYSKTLPRIYQAQTMLELDPNAFRPMGEKMDSAMPLGTTDFFNNQEYYETQYRIVTSSRVLERAVRDIALQNDYAFFGLKSPPPRPMTVEEAAAVLRGKVTVDPVKNSRLVLIKIEDIDPKRAKRLCDAVATAYIDQNLEKAVSATSDSIAWLGTQTDQVKKDLETNENSLHEFKRSNDLPSTSINESSNMLRLEMQDLATALIHTRTRKQEILARHAELSKIGTDNPDSLPASELLSNPYLSDLRRTYVDAVRTRKTLLAEGKGENHPLVKSVDQRISESRAALVGEIKNIQGAVERDLAVIAREEAGEAALYDASHKRAVDLNMKEIEYHRLDRSRDQNEKLYNVLLEHMKDADLARMMKANNIHLVEAAVEPSAPIRPRVPMNVAIGGLVGLLIGLALGWLRSNLDNSIKTPEQLEQDLGITFLGMLPAVEGQHANAGEKKQRKVVRPGLGNNEVAELVVHDNPRSGIAEAARSVRTNLMFTNPDKPHRRILVTSAAPAEGKTTVACSIAISLAQTGQRVCIIDCDLRRPRLHRIFDRAGDHGVTNVLVGEATIADVARPTRVDNLWCIPAGPIPPNPADLFHSERFRKFLDELSQTFDRIVIDSPPLVAVTDSAIISTLVDGTVFVLRAFFTTRALGRQGLRTLADVDAPVIGAVLNDVDLTRHEYSYYHYYYYKREGYGSNENPAPPPDDNRDAASA from the coding sequence ATGACCAGCCCCCCGAACAAGTCCAGCGCGCACGAGGCCAACACCGAAGACGCGGTCGCCGTAGTCTTGAGTTTCGTCAAGACCGTCCGGAAGCAATGGGCGATCATCGTCGCGTGCTTGCTCCTGGGAACCGGGCTTAGCCTCGTCTATTCGAAAACGCTGCCGCGCATCTATCAAGCCCAAACGATGCTCGAGCTCGATCCGAATGCCTTTCGCCCCATGGGCGAAAAGATGGATTCGGCGATGCCGCTCGGCACGACGGACTTCTTCAACAATCAAGAATATTACGAGACGCAATACCGCATCGTCACATCGTCGCGCGTGCTCGAGCGGGCAGTTCGGGACATCGCGCTGCAGAACGATTACGCGTTCTTCGGCCTGAAGTCGCCGCCGCCGCGGCCGATGACGGTGGAGGAGGCCGCGGCCGTCCTTCGCGGGAAAGTGACCGTCGACCCGGTCAAAAATAGCCGCTTGGTGCTCATCAAGATCGAGGACATCGATCCGAAACGGGCCAAGCGCCTCTGCGATGCCGTCGCCACGGCCTACATCGATCAGAACCTCGAGAAGGCCGTCAGTGCAACCAGCGACTCGATCGCGTGGTTGGGCACGCAAACCGATCAGGTGAAGAAGGACCTGGAGACGAACGAGAACTCACTGCACGAGTTCAAGCGCAGCAACGACTTGCCCAGCACGTCGATCAACGAGTCATCGAACATGCTCCGGCTCGAGATGCAGGATCTCGCGACGGCGCTGATTCACACGCGGACGCGCAAGCAAGAGATCCTGGCGCGGCACGCGGAGCTCTCGAAAATCGGCACGGACAATCCGGATAGCTTGCCGGCCTCGGAGCTTCTGAGCAATCCGTACCTGAGCGATCTTCGCCGCACGTACGTCGATGCGGTGCGCACGCGCAAAACGCTGCTCGCGGAAGGCAAAGGCGAAAATCACCCGCTGGTGAAATCGGTCGACCAGAGGATTTCCGAAAGCAGGGCGGCTTTGGTCGGTGAGATCAAGAACATCCAGGGCGCGGTCGAGCGCGATCTCGCCGTGATTGCGCGTGAAGAGGCGGGCGAGGCCGCGCTCTACGATGCCTCCCACAAGCGCGCGGTGGATCTCAACATGAAGGAGATCGAGTACCACCGGCTCGACCGCTCGCGCGACCAGAACGAGAAACTTTACAACGTCCTTCTCGAGCACATGAAGGATGCCGACTTGGCCCGCATGATGAAGGCCAACAACATCCACCTGGTGGAGGCCGCGGTCGAGCCGTCGGCACCCATTCGCCCGCGCGTGCCGATGAACGTCGCCATCGGCGGCCTCGTGGGTCTGCTCATCGGGCTCGCACTCGGGTGGTTGCGCAGCAATCTGGACAACAGCATCAAGACGCCGGAGCAGCTGGAGCAGGATCTGGGCATCACCTTCCTGGGCATGCTTCCCGCCGTGGAAGGCCAGCACGCCAACGCCGGAGAGAAGAAGCAGCGCAAGGTGGTGCGGCCGGGCCTGGGCAACAACGAAGTCGCCGAGTTGGTCGTGCACGACAATCCGCGCAGCGGCATCGCCGAGGCGGCGCGCAGCGTCCGCACGAACCTCATGTTCACCAATCCGGACAAGCCGCACCGCCGGATCCTGGTGACGAGCGCCGCCCCGGCCGAGGGAAAGACCACGGTCGCGTGCAGCATCGCCATCTCGCTCGCCCAGACCGGGCAGCGCGTGTGCATCATCGACTGCGACCTGCGCCGTCCGCGCCTCCACCGCATCTTCGATCGGGCAGGCGACCATGGTGTCACCAACGTGCTCGTGGGCGAGGCGACCATCGCGGACGTGGCCCGTCCCACGCGGGTGGACAACCTCTGGTGCATTCCGGCGGGGCCGATCCCCCCGAACCCGGCGGATCTGTTCCACTCCGAGCGCTTCCGGAAGTTCCTGGACGAACTCAGTCAGACGTTCGACCGCATCGTCATCGACAGCCCTCCGCTCGTGGCGGTCACCGACTCGGCCATCATCTCGACGTTGGTCGATGGCACGGTGTTCGTGCTGCGCGCCTTCTTCACCACGCGCGCACTGGGCCGTCAGGGTCTGCGCACCCTGGCCGACGTCGACGCGCCGGTCATTGGAGCGGTGCTCAACGACGTCGACCTGACGCGCCACGAGTACTCGTACTACCACTATTACTATTACAAGCGCGAAGGCTACGGCTCGAACGAGAACCCGGCCCCGCCGCCCGACGACAACCGCGACGCGGCTTCAGCCTGA
- a CDS encoding ABC transporter ATP-binding protein/permease — MSSTSSLGRFSSLFTVLSLLVRRGERRVLTNTELLGLAGVVLLGALGLFIEGIGVFALMSALVGLRHAPMTLGALLGMPEVGPLRYVPSLAMVVGAVGLQRALNPPLMYLTNRYGELVSFRLRTRVISLATALPAVHAGTVPSGELASVLNEEINRSGRAITAVATVAQLLFGILITAAVTFSQDAKTMAAAVLGALPALGLYVSLARRTSTDTNNAVKARIRAQAEATEGLRTLAAIQAVGAGESLRAQLWGNAASVRDCETKIYTNIMRLQYLMLFVPLMAAAGAIGYAAHSRPGASFAELLFALMPLAGLGLRLAIAVQVVITNAYGVSVMSTSVFPTLRLEQRLMQLTERVRVDASKIDPDVEGKIPGSVVLRQVGYQIPSGPWLFRGLERTILRGQPLVIRGPSGTGKSTLASLIAGVNDPTEGGIEYVFDAKHTPPSPMLVNYLSQDPAVIAGTFRDNLVLGARTRPEDATLIDALRGARLWEEVEAKGGLDAPIFEGGRNLSGGQLRRLGIARLLTRKRGIWIFDEPTASLDPQNSKLMRDIIDELSKEIVAIVVTHDLDFDLGREPTELLLTPPEEAAPLLMQSQSQSSRESESQPIAEGA, encoded by the coding sequence ATGAGCTCGACGAGCTCGTTGGGTCGGTTCTCGTCGCTGTTCACCGTTCTGTCGCTCCTGGTGCGGCGCGGGGAGCGGCGAGTGCTTACGAATACCGAGCTTTTGGGGCTCGCGGGCGTGGTGTTGCTCGGCGCCCTGGGCCTCTTCATCGAGGGTATCGGTGTTTTTGCGCTCATGTCGGCCCTCGTGGGCCTTCGCCATGCGCCGATGACATTGGGCGCGCTTCTTGGCATGCCCGAGGTGGGGCCGCTTCGCTACGTGCCGTCGTTGGCGATGGTCGTGGGTGCCGTGGGGCTGCAGCGCGCCTTGAATCCGCCGCTCATGTATCTGACGAACCGCTACGGCGAGCTCGTCTCGTTCCGTCTGCGCACGCGGGTGATCTCTCTCGCCACCGCGTTGCCTGCGGTGCATGCGGGCACCGTTCCATCGGGCGAACTCGCGAGTGTGCTCAACGAAGAGATCAACCGCTCCGGTCGCGCCATCACCGCCGTTGCCACCGTCGCACAGCTTCTCTTCGGCATCCTCATCACCGCCGCGGTCACCTTCTCGCAAGACGCGAAGACCATGGCCGCCGCCGTTCTGGGCGCGCTTCCCGCGCTGGGGCTGTACGTCAGCCTCGCGCGCCGCACGTCGACCGACACGAACAACGCGGTCAAGGCGCGCATCCGCGCACAGGCCGAGGCCACCGAAGGCCTGCGCACGCTCGCCGCGATCCAAGCTGTCGGCGCCGGCGAATCCCTGCGCGCACAACTTTGGGGCAACGCGGCCTCCGTGCGCGACTGCGAGACGAAGATCTATACGAACATCATGCGCCTGCAGTACCTGATGCTCTTCGTCCCGTTGATGGCGGCGGCGGGCGCCATTGGTTACGCGGCGCATTCCAGGCCGGGCGCCTCGTTCGCCGAGCTGCTGTTCGCGCTCATGCCGCTCGCCGGCCTGGGCTTGCGCCTCGCCATTGCCGTCCAGGTGGTCATCACGAACGCGTACGGCGTGAGCGTCATGTCCACCAGCGTGTTCCCCACGCTCCGGCTCGAGCAGCGCCTCATGCAGCTCACGGAGCGCGTGCGGGTGGACGCGAGCAAGATCGATCCCGACGTGGAAGGGAAGATTCCCGGGTCGGTCGTCCTGCGCCAGGTCGGCTACCAGATCCCCTCCGGACCGTGGCTCTTTCGCGGGCTCGAGCGCACCATTTTGCGCGGGCAGCCGCTGGTCATCCGTGGTCCTTCCGGCACCGGCAAGAGCACACTGGCCTCGCTCATCGCGGGGGTCAACGATCCGACCGAGGGGGGCATCGAGTACGTCTTCGACGCGAAGCACACGCCGCCGAGCCCCATGCTGGTGAACTACCTGTCGCAGGATCCCGCGGTCATTGCGGGCACGTTCCGCGACAACCTCGTGCTCGGCGCCCGCACCCGCCCCGAAGATGCCACGTTGATCGATGCCCTGCGCGGTGCGCGCCTCTGGGAGGAAGTGGAGGCGAAGGGCGGGCTCGATGCGCCGATTTTCGAAGGGGGACGCAACCTGTCGGGCGGCCAGCTTCGCCGGCTGGGCATCGCGCGCCTGCTCACGCGCAAGCGCGGCATCTGGATCTTCGACGAGCCGACGGCCTCCCTCGATCCGCAGAACAGCAAACTGATGCGGGACATCATCGACGAGTTGAGCAAAGAGATCGTGGCCATCGTCGTCACGCACGATCTCGACTTCGACCTGGGCCGGGAGCCCACGGAACTTTTGCTCACCCCACCGGAAGAAGCGGCGCCTCTCCTCATGCAGTCGCAGTCGCAGTCCAGCAGGGAGTCGGAGTCGCAGCCGATCGCCGAAGGAGCTTGA